In Bosea sp. PAMC 26642, the DNA window GACGTGCTGGCGGAACTCGCCGACGCCTGAGCGAGCCCTCAGTTGCCGCCGCGCGAGGGGTCCGGCCCAACATTGCGGTTGGGGATCGGATTGGTCGGGAAGAAGCGCTGGCTTGGCGCCTGCTGCGGCGCCACCGGCACGCCCTGCGGCGGCAATACGTCTATGCGCTGGCCAGGCAGCGGCGACACCGGCGGCTGGAGCACGTCGCGCGCCGGCGCAGGCCGCGGCGGCCGGCGCGGTTCCTCGGCGACAGGCGCCTCGGGTTCCCTCGGATCGACCACCAGCTCGGTGCCGCCTTTGCAGTCGGTCAGCCAGACATCGTAGATCGCGTGCTCGACGCCATGCAGGCCGGGGCTCGCCGCATACATCCAGCCGGTGAAGATGCGCCGGTATTCGTTGTTGAACGTCACCTCGTCGACCTCGGTGAAGGTCGTGGTCTGGGGCGCTTCGGTCGGCGGCCGCGTCCAGCAGACGCGCGGCGTCAGCTGCAGCGCACCGAACTGCACCGTCTCGTCGATGGCGACCTCGAAGGAGATGATCCGCCCGGTGATCTTGTCGAGCCCGGCGAAGACGGCGGTCGGATTGCGGATGCGGTCGGCATGGGCCGGTCCCGGCAGCGCGAGCGAGAGCAGAAAGGACGAAACCAGTCCGGCAACGGCCGAAGGGCGGCGGAGAAGCGACATGCTGCGCACGAATCTCTCAAAAGGGGGCGGCCGATGCCGCGCCGCCCGCGCAGTAACACGCCAAAGGCAGCGGAAAAAGGGCGCTTCCTGCACGGTCGCCACTTACGGAAGGCCAAAGCCCGTCAGCCCGATCAGGCCCCCGAGGGCCAGCACGGCGAGCGGGTGCAGGCGTGTCAGGGTCATCACGGCGGCACTCGCGGCGGCGATCGCCAACAGGACCCATTCATGGGTTGTCGCCTGCCCGATCAGTACGGCGCTGGCTGCAACGAGGCCCGCCGTGATCGGGACGAGGCCGGCCTGGACAATGCGGCGCCAGGGCCTGTCCCGGAACCGCTCCCACAGATGCATGACGATGCCGAGCAGCAGCGACGAGATGCCGAAATTGGCGACCGAGGCGACGAGCAGGCCGAGCGGCCCCGCCAGCTGCCACCCGACCAGCGGCACGATCATCATGTTGGGACCCGGAGCAGCCTGCGCCAGCGCAAACAGCGCCCCGAACTCCCGCGCCGTCATCCAGTGATGCAGGTCGACGACCTGCCGCTGCAACTCCGGCAGCATGGTGTTGCCGCCGCCGAAGGCCAGCATCGAAAGCTGCGCGAAGATCAGGAAGAGCGTCAGCGGCGTCGGGGTCACCGCTCGAACCTCCAGCTTGCCAGGATGCCGAGCGGCGCCATGACCAGAAGCGTTGGCACGAGCGGCAGCCTCAGCACGGCCACGGCCAGCACGACGAGCGCCGCGATCGCGAGCCCGACCGGCCGGCGGCGCAGCGGCAGCCCGATCTTGATCGTGGTCGAGATCAGAAGGCCTGCCGCGGCGGCCGCGAGACCGGCGAAGAAATGGCGCAGATGCGGGTCGTCGGCATAGCGCGCATAGACCACGCCGAGTCCGATCACGATCACCGTCGGCGCAGCGAGAATCCCCAGCAACCCCGCGAGGGCGCCGGGCACCCCGCGGAACTTCAGCCCGACCGCGACCGACATGTTGATCGCATTGCCGCCGGGCATGAACTGGCAGACGCCGAGCAGTTCGGTGAACGCCTCGGGGTTCAGCCATCTGCGGCGCTCGACCAGCATGTCTCGCAGCATCGGCAGCACGCCGCCAAAGCCCGTCAGGCCGAGCATGAGGAAGGCGAGGAAGATCTGCGGCGTGGTCGGCCGGGTCTGCTCGGGCCCCGGATCGGTGACATCAGCCGCCGAGGGCGTCGTGAAATCCTGCGACGGCACCTGTCGGATGCCGACTCAGCGCCCCGGCGTCCAGGCCTCGTAGTCGCCGGTCGCGGCCGGGCGCTCGCCCTCGGCCAAAGTCGAGCCCTTTGGCCGGTAGGCCAAGGCCGTGCCGGTCCAGTTCTGCTGGTGCGGCTCCTGCCACTCGCGCGGCTGGTAGCGCTCCTCGGAAGGCGCGACGTCGACGGTGTGGTGCAGCCAGCCGTTCCAGCCCGGCGGGATCTTGGAGGCCTCGGCCTCGCCGTTATAGACGACCCAGCGGCGCTGGATGCCGAGCGCCTTGTCCTTCACCCCACCCTTGGTGCGGTAATAGACATTGCCGGACTCGTCCTCGCCGACCCGCTCGCCGAAGCGCCAGGTGTGGAAGCGGGTGCCGATGGTCTGGCCGTTCCACCAGGTGAAGATCTGCAGCAGGAAAGGCTTCATGGGCTCGTACCCGTCGCGGTCGGTCTGCGTCATGCGTCGCCGCGACTTATGAAGATGCGGACCGGCGCTGTCCAGTCCGCGGCATCCTCGACACGCGCGGAAACCGCCCCGCCACGATTCGGCCCCGATTCGAATTGGCAGCCAAGGCATCCTCTCCGCGCGAACGCACCGCCACTTCAAGCACTTGATCGCGCCTGTGCAGATTCCGCTTCCATGCGCCCGCCCCGGCACCGCCCGCTAACGCTTGGTCAACCATCCTTGAGCTGAATCGCGCCGCTTCCATTGCCGGCCGACTGTGGCACTCTTGCCCGGCGCTCGGATTCGTCCCGCGATTCCCAAGGCTTAGCCGCCGGCCTTGAGACTTATCCCCATAACTCACACATCCTACCAGATGTCGTGTCCACAGGGTTTGCGGCGCACTAATCCTTGACTGGACGACCTGTTCGGGACTAGTTTTTGACGATCGCATGACGGCCGGCGCAAAGCGCCAATCGACACCTGCGAAAGAGTTTCCAGTGGGTCGATGCGGTCATTGCGGCATGCCGGTAACGGCAATGGCGAAGGATCGTCTGCGGACCTGTCTGGCCGCAACCGGACGAAGCGAGGCGGGTGACAACGCCAAGACGTCCACGGGGCATCAAACCGAGTTTGGATATCCGGAGCCGGTGATCAACCGGCCGCGCGAGGCATCATCGCCCGCGGCAGATCTTGAGGGACGACAGATCATGCGCATCGAGCGCCGCTATACCACCGCCGGCCAGTCGCCTTACGCCGCGATTCCGTTCCGCTCCGCCGTCAGCGAGATCCGCAACCCTGATGGCTCGATCGTCTTCCGGCTGGAGGGCATCGAGGTTCCCGAGGCCTGGTCGCAGGTCGCCAGCGACGTCCTCGCGCAAAAGTATTTCCGCAAGGCCGGCGTGCCCGCGCGCCTGAAGAAGGTCGAGGAGAACGACGTTCCCTCCTTCCTCTGGCGCGCCGTACCCGACGAGGCCGCCCTCGCCGCCCTGCCCGAGAAGGAGCGCTACGGCTCCGAGATCTCCTCCAAGCAGGTCTTCGACCGGCTCGCCGGCTGCTGGACCTATTGGGGCTGGAAGGGCGGCTATTTCTCCTCCGAGGACGACGCGCAGGCCTTCCATGACGAATTGCGCTTCATGCTCGCCCGCCAGATGGTAGCGCCGAACTCACCGCAATGGTTCAACACCGGCCTGCACTGGGCCTATGGCATCGACGGCCCGAGCCAGGGCCATTTCTACGTCGACTTCAAGACCGGCAAGCTGGTCAAGTCGAAGTCGAGCTACGAGCACCCGCAGCCCCATGCCTGTTTCATCCAGGGCGTGCAGGACGACCTCGTCAACGAGGGCGGCATCATGGACCTCTGGGTCCGCGAGGCGCGCCTGTTCAAATACGGCTCGGGCACCGGCTCGAACTTCTCGATGCTGCGCGGCGAGGGCGAAAAGCTCGCCGGCGGCGGCCGCTCGTCGGGCCTGATGTCCTTCCTCAAGATCGGCGACCGCGCCGCGGGCGCGATCAAGTCGGGCGGCACGACGCGTCGCGCTGCCAAGATGGTCGTGGTCGACGTCGATCACCCCGACATCGAGACCTATATCGACTGGAAGGTTCGCGAGGAGCAGAAGGTCGCGGCCCTCGTCACCGGTTCCAAGGTTGTGCAGAAGCACATGAAGGCCGTGATGAAGGCCTGCATCAACTGCGAGGGCGAAGGCGATTCCTGCTTCGACGTCGAGAAGAACCCCGCACTCAAGCGGGAGGTGAAGCTCGCCCGCAAGGCGATGGTGCCCGACAACTACATCAAGCGGGTCATCCAGTTCGCCAGGCAGGGCTACACCGAGATCAAGTTCGACACCTACGACACCGACTGGGATTCCGAGGCCTATCTCACCGTCTCCGGCCAGAATTCGAACAACTCCGTCTCGCTGACCGACGACTTCCTGCGCGCGGTCGAAACGGACGGCGACTGGAACCTGACCGGCCGCACCACCGGCAAGGTGATGAAGACGCTGAAGGCCCGCGACCTCTGGGAGAAGATCGGCTACGCCGCCTGGGCGAGCGCCGATCCCGGCCTGCACTTCAACACCACCATGAACGACTGGCACACCTGCAAGGCGTCCGGCCGCATTCGCGCGTCCAATCCCTGCTCGGAGTACATGTTCCTCGACGACACCGCCTGCAATCTGGCCTCGGCCAACCTGCTGCAGTTCTACGATCGCGACACCAAGGCCTTCGACGTCGCGGCCTACGAGCATCTCTGCCGGCTCTGGACCGTAGTGCTCGAAATCTCGGTGACGATGGCGCAGTTTCCCTCGAAGGAAATCGCCGAACTCTCCTACGAGTACCGTACGCTCGGACTCGGCTACGCCAATATCGGCGGCCTGCTGATGACAATGGGCCTCGGCTACGATTCAGACGAGGGCCGCGCGCTGGCCGGCGCCCTGACCGCCGTCATGACCGGCGTCAGCTATGCCACCTCCGCCGAGATGGCCGGCGAGCTCGGCCCCTTCCCGGGCTACAAGAAGAACGCCGCCCACATGCTGCGGGTCATCCGCAACCATCGCGTCGCGGCCCATGGCCTCGCCTCGGGCTATGAGGGGCTGGAAGTCACGCCGGTCCCGCTCGACCACGGCACGCTCGCCCGCCTCGGCGGCTCCAGCGCCGTCCTGTCGCAGCGCGCCAAGGCCGCCTGGGACGAGGCGTTGGCGCTCGGCGAGACGCATGGCTACCGCAACGCCCAGTCGACCGTGATCGCGCCCACCGGCACGATCGGCCTCGTCATGGATTGCGACACCACCGGCATCGAGCCCGATTTCGCGCTGGTGAAGTTCAAGAAGCTCGCCGGCGGCGGCTACTGGAAGATCATCAACGGCGCGGTGCCCGACGCGCTGCGCGCGCTCGGCTACCGCGAGAGCGAGATCGCCGAGATCGAGGCCTATGCGGTCGGCCACGGCACGCTGGCCCAGTCGCCCGGCATCAACCACGGCTCGCTCAAGGCCAGGGGCTTCCCGCAGGACAAGATCGACGCCGTCGAGAAGGACCTCAAGGCCGCCTTCGATATCAAGTTCGTCTTCAACAAATGGACGTTGGGCGAGGACTTCCTGGTCAACGTGCTGAAGGTGCCGGCCGAAAAGCTCGCCGATCCGACCTTCGAACTGCTGCCCTTCCTCGGCTTCACCAGGCCTGAGATCGAGGCCGCCAACGTCCATGTCTGCGGCGCCATGACGCTGGAAGGCGCCCCGCACCTCAAGACCGAACACTACAGCGTCTTCGATTGCGCCAACCCCTGCGGGCGCATCGGCAAGCGCTATCTCTCGGTCGAGAGCCATATCCGCATGATGGCGGCGGCCCAGCCCTTCATCTCGGGCGCGATCTCCAAGACCATCAACATGCCCAACGACGCCACCGTTGAGGACTGCAAGAGCGCCTACATGCTCTCGTGGAAGCTGGCCTTGAAGGCCAACGCCCTCTATCGCGACGGCTCGAAACTCTCCCAGCCGCTGAACTCGGCCCTGATCGCCGACGAGGACGACGAGGAGGATCCTGTCGAGGCGCTGCACCAGATGCCGATGACGGCCCGCGCCGGCCACATCGCCGAAAAGATCGTCGAGCGGATCGTCGAGCGCGTCGAGCGCAACCGCGAGCAGGAAAAGCTGCCGACCCGCCGCAAGGGCTACACCCAGAAGGCCAAGATCGGCGGCCACACGCTGTTCCTGCGCACCGGCGAATATGATGACGGCCGGCTCGGCGAGATCTTCCTCGACATGAACAAGGAAGGCTCGGCGCTGCGCGCGCTGATCAACAACTTCGCCATCTCGGTGTCGCTGGGCCTGCAATATGGCGTGCCGCTGGAGGAGTATGTCGACGCCTTCACCTTCACCCGCTTCGAGCCCGCCGGCTTCGTCCAGGGCAACGACTCGATCAAGAACGCGACCTCGATCCTCGACTACGTCTTCCGCGAGTTGGCGATCTCCTATCTCGGCCGTTACGAACTGGCCCATATCGACCCCAGCGAGGTCGGCAATATCGGTCTCTCCAGCGGCGACGGACAGGGCATCGCGAGCGCCGCGCCGCAGCAGACCTCGGTCTCGAAGGGCCTCGTCCGCTCGCGCGCCGACAAGCTGATGCTGGTCTCGGGCGGTGCCGCCCCCGACGCCCCGCGGCCCGCCGCCGCCCATGGCTACGCTACGGCCGGCGCCACGGCCCTGAAGCAGGAGCCAGAAGCGTTTGGCGAAGCCGAGATGGCAAAGCTCGGCTTTGCGGCACCCGCCGCCCAAGCCCAGCCAAAAGCCTCGGAATTGCGCGCCGAGGCGATCATGAAGGGCTATGTCGGTGATTCCTGCGGAGAGTGCGGGAATTTCACGCTGGTCCGGAACGGCACGTGCCTGAAGTGCAATACGTGTGGCAGCACGACGGGGTGTTCGTGACGCGTCATCGTTGACGGTTGTAAAGCGAGGCATAGTGTTGCCGCGTTTGTAGGAAAGTTCCGCAACTCTTGATTCAACGCCCGGCCCATCAGGCCGGGCGTTGTCGTCTGGAGGAGGCATATCGGCCTAGCGGTCCGCAAGCGTCGCCGAAATCCGCGCGTTGCGAACGGCTGCTTCGATCAGCGTGCAAACATGCTGATTTCCGCAGCCGCTCGCCGATGGCGGCGACAAGATCAATACCTGGCGTCAGGCGCTCGGGCGGCATTCAAGCACTCCTCCTCGGTCGGCTGCCTCCGGACCATAAACGAGGTCTCGGTCCAGGCGATTAGGCCAAGGTCGCGGAAACGGGCCAGCCAGCCCTCCATCGGCCAGACGCCCCATTTGCGGTGGAAGATCTCGGCGTTCCTCACGATGTCGCTGAAATGCTGGAGCGGCGGATCGGAAACGCCGTGGTGCTGGTGGAATGCGCCGGGGCCACCGAGGAACAGGAGTTCGAGCCCGGCCTCGCGCGCGGCAAAGCTGAAATCGGTGTCCTCCGCGCCATAGCCCGTGAAGCTTTCGTCGAACCCGCCTATCCTGTGAAAGGTGGCGCGCGCGACACCGAAGGCGAGCGACCAGAACAGGCCGGCATTGGCCTCCCGCCTGAGACCATCGCCCGGGAAATCCCGCGCAGGATGGCGCATGCCCGTGGCGCGCAGCCCGGTCTCCGTCCAGCTCTCGCCGACGCCGCCGGCCCCGAGATACAGAACTTCCGCACATATCAGCGCGTCGTTCTGCAGCAGGGATGAGTTCATCGCGCCGCATAGTCCCGCCGCCGGAATGCAATCGACGTCAAGGAACAGGAAGCGATCCGATCGCGCGTGGGCCGCCGCCAGATTGCGAGCCCGAGCCAGCGGCAGGCCTGGGACGTCAAGGCGGAGCACGCTGACGGGGAAGTCGCATTCGGGCCGAGCAATCGGGGTATCGCTCATATCGACGATCACCAGCTCGGCGGGAGCCGGGACGCTGCGCCGGAGGCCTTCCATAAGGTTGCAAAGATGCGATTCGCGGTTCTTGACGAGGGTGAGGACGCTGATCATGCGGTCCGGCGCCACAGGTCCAGGCGATACTCCGCCTTACGTTCTGCAAGCAGCGTCTCGACATCGATCGACAGCGTCTCTTTCAGCGCCTCGACGGCGTCGTCTCCGCTCTGCGGATAATCCGTCTCGCCGGTCCAGTGCACCAGGATCAGATCCCCGCCGGGGGCGAGAAAACCGGCGATACGCTGCGCGGCCAGCACAAGGTCCGCGTCGTCCCAGTAATAGGCGACTTCCGACAGGACGATCAGATCGAACACCTCCGGATGCGCGGGCACGGCGAGAGGAAAGCTCATACGGGCGAAGCGGATCGTTTTTTGCTCCGCACACCGAATCCTGGCCCTGTCCAAGGCGGTCTCGCTGACGTCGACGGCCAGCAGCGTGTCGCAATGCGCCGCTAGACGCTCGGTCAGGACGCCGTTGGCGCAGCCGATTTCGAAGCCTTGTCGGTAATGGCGGCCGCCGAGCACCGCGAGCGTATGGGCGTATTTGGCCTGCTCATAGGGGCTCGTCTCGAAACCCCACGGATCGGCGGCGCTGGCGAACATCTCCTCGAAATAGGCGGGCGGGAGGCTACGGGGCGCGCGCATTGCGGCCGATCCTCTCATAGAGCACGTCGAACGCCGCCATCCGCTTCTTGGCCTCCGGCAGACGAAACCCCTCGCCGAATTGCGGCGTGACCTGGCTGCGATGGGCGGCGAGCGCCTGCTTGCGCCGGCCAGGGGGCATCGGCGGCGTGCGCAGCGCACGATAGCCTGCGGCTGGCGGCTCGGCCGCCCAGACAACATATTCGAAGACCGCGACCTTCCGCATGGCGGTCGCCGCTACAGCCTGCGCCAGCTCGTAGGCAGCCTCGTGGTCGCAATGCGGTTCATGGCGCGCGGTGACGGCGAGGCCATCGACTCCGCGCCGACGGCACAGCGACACCAACATCCGTCGCGCCGCCTCGAAACCGGGCGCGCCGGGAGCGAAGGGCTGCGCGTCCGGCCAGTTGAGGAACAGCGGCGCCGGTGCGTAAGGCCCGGCGAGGCGCCTGACGGCAAGCGCCGCTTCGCAGCGCCTCGCGGCGATGAGGCGGGCCCGGGACGATTGCCCGTCATGGCTGTGGGAGCCGACGCCGTCGGTCAGGACCACGACCCCGGCCAGGGTGTTCCGCGAGGCCGCATGGGCAATCAGCGCGCCGCAACCCAGCGTCTCGTCATCGGCATGGGGCGCCAGGACGAGCCAGCGAGCCGTTGCGACCGCGCCTTGCGCGAGCGGACGAGCGGCGAACGGCCGGCTCACCATAGCCGGTCGTCCTCGCCCCAGGCGTCGTGGTCGAGCCAGGCGATCGCTGCTTGGTCGCGGGCGTGGTCGGGACCGGCCTGGCGCAGATACAGGCTCAGGTCGCGGGTGATCTTGTCGATGCGTTGGCCGTCAAAGGCGCTGCGCGTTCCCACGATCCGGGCCGAGAGCTCCATCACGTCGAGCGCCGCGCGTTCGACGATGCCGCGCGCCATGCGCACGAAACTCGGTGCATCCGGCGCATCGTCGGCCGCGCGTTGGCTTGCCTCGCGCACCCACAGATAGGCCGTGCGGGTCGCCGCGACCGCTTCACCGAACTTCAGTCGCTGAAGCGGATCGCCGCGAGCCGCCTCCGACATCGCCTCGCGCGTCTCCGCCACCAGACCCTCCGCGCCGCCGAGCTGGACCGCCAGGAAACGCCAGGCGCCAGCGGTAAAGCGCGGCTCGCCGCCGTAATCGCCGGGAGCGCCGAGAAGCTGGTTCTCGTCGGGCTTCAGGCCGGTGAGGTCGTAACTGCCGCTGACGGTGGCGCGCATCCCGCGCACCCGCCACCCCGAGAGGTCGGCGCGGCCTGGGAGGTTCGCGGGCACGACGACGAGCTGCGTCACGCCGTCCTCCCGCCGCGCCGTGACGACGGCATGAGTGAGGCCGCCGGCTCCGGTGGCGAAGGCCTTGGCTCCCGAGAGGAGCCATCCGTCGCCGTCGCGGCTGAGCGCGACGCCAGGCGGCGGCTCGGTCGCCCAGACGCCGTAGATCGCGCCATTGCGCAGGCTCAACATCAAGCCGGCCTTATCCTCGGCGGAGCCGAACCAGGCGAACAGCTTCAGCGCGTTGACATGCCCCTCGAAGATGCGCCCGAGGCTCAGATCCGCCCGCCCGATGATGCGCAGCACGTTGAACAACGCCGCATTCTCCGAGCGCGCGTCGGGGAAATTCTCGCCGCCGCTTTCCGGCGGGGCGAAGAGACGGAGCAGTCCCGCCTTCCGCAGGGTCTCGACGCTCTCCTGCGGGTAGAGCGGGGCCGCGTCATAGCGCGCGCCGGATTCGACCAGCTGCTTGAACACGGCCTGGACCCGAGGAGCGAAATCATGGGGCCGAGCGACGGGTTGCGACGGGGCGACGCGCTGGCCCTGTTCAGTCATTTGCATGGGCCGTGCCTCCCTTTGCGGTTGCGATCAGGAACTGCGCCGCCTTGCGCGGTCCGTCAGGATCGTGCAGGCGGCTGAGGGCCTCGGGTCGCAGCGCCTCTGCGGCTGCGATCAGCCCGGGCCATGCCGTAGCTTGCGGCCATCGCGCCAGGACGATGGCTGCGCCGAGCGCCTCCAGCCGGCCCGCCTTGGAGCCCTGCTCGTCGAACGGGCGCGACTGCGGCAGGCAGATAAACGGCCGCCCCGCCGCGATCACGGCGTTGACCAGGCCGTCCCCGGCCCCGCCGATGACCACACCCGCTTTGGCGATCTCGGCATCGGCA includes these proteins:
- a CDS encoding DUF2155 domain-containing protein, producing MSLLRRPSAVAGLVSSFLLSLALPGPAHADRIRNPTAVFAGLDKITGRIISFEVAIDETVQFGALQLTPRVCWTRPPTEAPQTTTFTEVDEVTFNNEYRRIFTGWMYAASPGLHGVEHAIYDVWLTDCKGGTELVVDPREPEAPVAEEPRRPPRPAPARDVLQPPVSPLPGQRIDVLPPQGVPVAPQQAPSQRFFPTNPIPNRNVGPDPSRGGN
- a CDS encoding chromate transporter yields the protein MTPTPLTLFLIFAQLSMLAFGGGNTMLPELQRQVVDLHHWMTAREFGALFALAQAAPGPNMMIVPLVGWQLAGPLGLLVASVANFGISSLLLGIVMHLWERFRDRPWRRIVQAGLVPITAGLVAASAVLIGQATTHEWVLLAIAAASAAVMTLTRLHPLAVLALGGLIGLTGFGLP
- a CDS encoding chromate transporter, coding for MPSQDFTTPSAADVTDPGPEQTRPTTPQIFLAFLMLGLTGFGGVLPMLRDMLVERRRWLNPEAFTELLGVCQFMPGGNAINMSVAVGLKFRGVPGALAGLLGILAAPTVIVIGLGVVYARYADDPHLRHFFAGLAAAAAGLLISTTIKIGLPLRRRPVGLAIAALVVLAVAVLRLPLVPTLLVMAPLGILASWRFER
- a CDS encoding NADH:ubiquinone oxidoreductase subunit NDUFA12, which produces MKPFLLQIFTWWNGQTIGTRFHTWRFGERVGEDESGNVYYRTKGGVKDKALGIQRRWVVYNGEAEASKIPPGWNGWLHHTVDVAPSEERYQPREWQEPHQQNWTGTALAYRPKGSTLAEGERPAATGDYEAWTPGR
- a CDS encoding vitamin B12-dependent ribonucleotide reductase, translating into MRIERRYTTAGQSPYAAIPFRSAVSEIRNPDGSIVFRLEGIEVPEAWSQVASDVLAQKYFRKAGVPARLKKVEENDVPSFLWRAVPDEAALAALPEKERYGSEISSKQVFDRLAGCWTYWGWKGGYFSSEDDAQAFHDELRFMLARQMVAPNSPQWFNTGLHWAYGIDGPSQGHFYVDFKTGKLVKSKSSYEHPQPHACFIQGVQDDLVNEGGIMDLWVREARLFKYGSGTGSNFSMLRGEGEKLAGGGRSSGLMSFLKIGDRAAGAIKSGGTTRRAAKMVVVDVDHPDIETYIDWKVREEQKVAALVTGSKVVQKHMKAVMKACINCEGEGDSCFDVEKNPALKREVKLARKAMVPDNYIKRVIQFARQGYTEIKFDTYDTDWDSEAYLTVSGQNSNNSVSLTDDFLRAVETDGDWNLTGRTTGKVMKTLKARDLWEKIGYAAWASADPGLHFNTTMNDWHTCKASGRIRASNPCSEYMFLDDTACNLASANLLQFYDRDTKAFDVAAYEHLCRLWTVVLEISVTMAQFPSKEIAELSYEYRTLGLGYANIGGLLMTMGLGYDSDEGRALAGALTAVMTGVSYATSAEMAGELGPFPGYKKNAAHMLRVIRNHRVAAHGLASGYEGLEVTPVPLDHGTLARLGGSSAVLSQRAKAAWDEALALGETHGYRNAQSTVIAPTGTIGLVMDCDTTGIEPDFALVKFKKLAGGGYWKIINGAVPDALRALGYRESEIAEIEAYAVGHGTLAQSPGINHGSLKARGFPQDKIDAVEKDLKAAFDIKFVFNKWTLGEDFLVNVLKVPAEKLADPTFELLPFLGFTRPEIEAANVHVCGAMTLEGAPHLKTEHYSVFDCANPCGRIGKRYLSVESHIRMMAAAQPFISGAISKTINMPNDATVEDCKSAYMLSWKLALKANALYRDGSKLSQPLNSALIADEDDEEDPVEALHQMPMTARAGHIAEKIVERIVERVERNREQEKLPTRRKGYTQKAKIGGHTLFLRTGEYDDGRLGEIFLDMNKEGSALRALINNFAISVSLGLQYGVPLEEYVDAFTFTRFEPAGFVQGNDSIKNATSILDYVFRELAISYLGRYELAHIDPSEVGNIGLSSGDGQGIASAAPQQTSVSKGLVRSRADKLMLVSGGAAPDAPRPAAAHGYATAGATALKQEPEAFGEAEMAKLGFAAPAAQAQPKASELRAEAIMKGYVGDSCGECGNFTLVRNGTCLKCNTCGSTTGCS
- a CDS encoding glycosyltransferase family 2 protein, which encodes MISVLTLVKNRESHLCNLMEGLRRSVPAPAELVIVDMSDTPIARPECDFPVSVLRLDVPGLPLARARNLAAAHARSDRFLFLDVDCIPAAGLCGAMNSSLLQNDALICAEVLYLGAGGVGESWTETGLRATGMRHPARDFPGDGLRREANAGLFWSLAFGVARATFHRIGGFDESFTGYGAEDTDFSFAAREAGLELLFLGGPGAFHQHHGVSDPPLQHFSDIVRNAEIFHRKWGVWPMEGWLARFRDLGLIAWTETSFMVRRQPTEEECLNAARAPDARY
- a CDS encoding class I SAM-dependent DNA methyltransferase: MFASAADPWGFETSPYEQAKYAHTLAVLGGRHYRQGFEIGCANGVLTERLAAHCDTLLAVDVSETALDRARIRCAEQKTIRFARMSFPLAVPAHPEVFDLIVLSEVAYYWDDADLVLAAQRIAGFLAPGGDLILVHWTGETDYPQSGDDAVEALKETLSIDVETLLAERKAEYRLDLWRRTA
- a CDS encoding PIG-L deacetylase family protein — protein: MVSRPFAARPLAQGAVATARWLVLAPHADDETLGCGALIAHAASRNTLAGVVVLTDGVGSHSHDGQSSRARLIAARRCEAALAVRRLAGPYAPAPLFLNWPDAQPFAPGAPGFEAARRMLVSLCRRRGVDGLAVTARHEPHCDHEAAYELAQAVAATAMRKVAVFEYVVWAAEPPAAGYRALRTPPMPPGRRKQALAAHRSQVTPQFGEGFRLPEAKKRMAAFDVLYERIGRNARAP
- a CDS encoding acyl-CoA dehydrogenase family protein — its product is MQMTEQGQRVAPSQPVARPHDFAPRVQAVFKQLVESGARYDAAPLYPQESVETLRKAGLLRLFAPPESGGENFPDARSENAALFNVLRIIGRADLSLGRIFEGHVNALKLFAWFGSAEDKAGLMLSLRNGAIYGVWATEPPPGVALSRDGDGWLLSGAKAFATGAGGLTHAVVTARREDGVTQLVVVPANLPGRADLSGWRVRGMRATVSGSYDLTGLKPDENQLLGAPGDYGGEPRFTAGAWRFLAVQLGGAEGLVAETREAMSEAARGDPLQRLKFGEAVAATRTAYLWVREASQRAADDAPDAPSFVRMARGIVERAALDVMELSARIVGTRSAFDGQRIDKITRDLSLYLRQAGPDHARDQAAIAWLDHDAWGEDDRLW